Proteins found in one Agaribacterium sp. ZY112 genomic segment:
- the rsmA gene encoding 16S rRNA (adenine(1518)-N(6)/adenine(1519)-N(6))-dimethyltransferase RsmA gives MANKNPLQHKARKRFGQNFLVDFGVIRHIVRAIGPQTDDNIVEIGPGQGAITASLLESCTELNVIELDRDLIPILKVKFDRNPGFKVHECDALKFDFAGLAQAERPLRVVGNLPYNISTPLIFHLLSYKDCIADMHFMLQKEVVMRLAAKPGDKNYGRLSVMAQYWCETEDLFDVPPECFDPAPKVVSAIVRLTPHKNLPYPAQSFEELERVVKLAFSQRRKTLRNALKPLLETLPENTELCVDLGCRAEQLGLEQFVALANQITELQKLA, from the coding sequence ATGGCGAACAAGAACCCTTTACAGCACAAAGCGCGTAAACGCTTTGGGCAAAACTTTTTAGTCGATTTTGGCGTTATCCGCCATATCGTGCGCGCCATTGGGCCACAAACCGATGACAATATTGTTGAAATTGGCCCAGGCCAAGGCGCCATTACCGCCTCTTTGCTTGAATCATGCACCGAGCTCAATGTCATCGAGCTCGACCGCGACTTAATCCCAATACTAAAAGTAAAATTTGATCGCAATCCGGGCTTTAAAGTCCATGAATGTGATGCGCTTAAATTCGACTTTGCAGGCCTAGCTCAAGCCGAGCGCCCTTTAAGGGTTGTAGGCAACCTGCCTTACAATATTTCAACACCGCTTATTTTCCACTTATTAAGCTACAAAGACTGCATAGCCGATATGCACTTTATGCTGCAAAAAGAAGTCGTGATGCGCTTAGCAGCAAAACCTGGCGATAAAAACTATGGCCGGCTTAGTGTGATGGCCCAGTACTGGTGTGAAACTGAAGACTTGTTTGATGTGCCCCCCGAGTGCTTCGATCCAGCACCAAAGGTTGTATCTGCCATTGTGCGACTCACCCCACATAAAAACCTACCTTATCCGGCACAAAGCTTTGAAGAATTGGAAAGAGTGGTTAAGCTCGCTTTCTCTCAGCGGCGAAAAACCTTACGCAATGCACTCAAACCATTATTAGAAACATTGCCAGAAAATACCGAGCTATGCGTCGATCTTGGATGCCGTGCAGAACAGTTGGGCCTAGAGCAATTTGTCGCCCTAGCAAATCAGATTACAGAACTACAAAAATTAGCATGA
- a CDS encoding transporter substrate-binding domain-containing protein, giving the protein MPKPIALYDKAILSPLFFCFVLCALLLLTACSKDVEEPVVELSPSPSPSPEYISSADLDVIKQHGRIRFIAPLAATEPQALSNRSPLFKEYEALANALADRLKLEAEWVFVKDRSDLIPALLAGRGDIIVSNISVTPERKKQVSFSRPLAKVDELVVEHQETTEPPAQKHYIVGEASAFSESLSKQGVEHVTILPADKSAYEWLSYIAEEPSRATVLDSNMARDLIGLFPNLKLGQTLQKRRSIAWALRPDNPKLLSYLNHYLVEHHVLASASNNQPRTWQQIKDSGQLRMLTLNNPSCYFLWRGEQMGFDYDLLNKFAKNQKLSLSVIVKPDYESLIEALKAGEGDVIAASMTATPEREALGVQFSRPYLYIDELIVGALDKQAIMDLSALAGKRVAVNPTTVFYKRMLELQKQGVELELVSLPEASTEELLEALDSDAYDYTLADSHLVALENSYHKHVNEVYKLNEDVAIAWGLRPEQLELKQELDSFIKKKHRGLFYNVTYNKYFKNEKRIKKYQQARVLPGGGLSPYDETVQALAQRYHMDWRLITAQMYQESKFNPKARSHAGAKGLMQVLPRTAKELGFTNLAEPSEGLEAGVAYMHWLKDRFPEDLAFEERLYFTLASYNAGASHVRDARKLARELGYDDKRWFGNVENAMLALSKPKYYKKARFGYVRGREPVNYVRDIRERYMAYLNAM; this is encoded by the coding sequence ATGCCTAAGCCTATCGCTCTATATGACAAGGCCATACTTAGCCCTCTTTTTTTCTGTTTTGTATTATGTGCTCTGCTTTTGTTAACGGCATGCAGTAAGGATGTTGAAGAGCCTGTTGTTGAGTTAAGTCCTAGCCCCAGCCCCTCTCCTGAATATATTTCTAGTGCTGATCTTGATGTTATTAAGCAGCATGGTCGTATCCGTTTTATTGCACCACTTGCGGCGACAGAGCCACAAGCCCTTTCGAATCGATCCCCACTGTTTAAAGAGTATGAGGCCTTAGCTAATGCGCTGGCCGATCGCTTAAAACTTGAAGCCGAGTGGGTATTCGTAAAAGATCGCAGTGATTTAATTCCTGCTTTATTAGCGGGGCGAGGAGATATTATTGTTAGTAATATCAGTGTGACGCCTGAGCGTAAAAAGCAGGTGAGTTTTAGCCGCCCTTTAGCCAAGGTAGATGAACTTGTAGTCGAGCATCAAGAAACAACGGAGCCGCCTGCTCAAAAGCATTACATAGTGGGTGAGGCGAGCGCGTTTTCTGAAAGTTTAAGTAAGCAGGGGGTTGAGCATGTGACCATCTTGCCTGCAGATAAAAGTGCTTATGAATGGTTGAGTTATATTGCAGAAGAGCCTTCTCGAGCGACTGTACTTGATAGCAATATGGCAAGAGATCTTATTGGTTTGTTTCCAAACTTAAAGCTGGGGCAGACCTTACAAAAACGCCGTTCGATTGCTTGGGCTTTACGGCCGGATAACCCTAAATTGCTGAGCTACTTGAATCACTATTTAGTTGAGCACCATGTGCTTGCCAGTGCCTCGAATAATCAGCCTCGCACTTGGCAGCAAATTAAAGACAGTGGCCAATTGCGGATGCTGACCTTAAATAACCCATCCTGTTATTTCTTGTGGCGCGGGGAGCAAATGGGCTTTGATTATGATCTTCTCAATAAGTTTGCTAAAAACCAAAAGCTCAGTTTATCCGTGATTGTAAAACCCGATTATGAAAGTTTAATCGAGGCCCTTAAAGCAGGAGAGGGGGATGTTATTGCTGCTTCAATGACGGCGACCCCTGAGCGTGAAGCCCTTGGTGTGCAATTTAGTCGCCCTTATTTATATATTGATGAGCTAATTGTAGGGGCTCTTGATAAGCAAGCGATTATGGATTTAAGCGCTTTGGCGGGCAAACGAGTCGCGGTGAATCCGACAACGGTATTTTATAAACGCATGCTAGAGCTGCAAAAGCAGGGTGTTGAATTAGAGTTGGTGTCGTTGCCTGAGGCTTCAACGGAAGAGCTTTTAGAGGCTCTGGATTCGGATGCCTATGACTATACGCTCGCTGATAGTCACCTTGTAGCTTTGGAGAATAGCTACCACAAACACGTTAATGAGGTTTATAAACTTAATGAAGATGTGGCAATTGCTTGGGGGCTAAGGCCTGAACAACTAGAGCTTAAACAAGAGTTAGATTCTTTTATTAAAAAGAAACATCGTGGTCTGTTTTATAACGTGACTTACAACAAGTATTTCAAAAATGAAAAGCGCATTAAAAAATATCAGCAGGCACGAGTTTTACCCGGAGGCGGGCTCTCACCTTATGACGAGACTGTGCAAGCTTTGGCACAGCGCTATCATATGGATTGGCGATTAATTACTGCGCAAATGTATCAGGAAAGTAAGTTTAACCCTAAGGCTCGTTCTCATGCTGGCGCCAAAGGTTTAATGCAAGTACTTCCTCGTACAGCTAAAGAGTTAGGTTTTACTAATTTAGCAGAGCCGAGTGAGGGCTTAGAGGCCGGAGTAGCTTATATGCACTGGTTAAAAGACCGCTTCCCTGAAGATTTGGCTTTTGAGGAGCGTTTGTATTTTACGCTGGCGTCCTACAATGCCGGCGCAAGCCATGTACGGGATGCACGTAAGCTCGCACGAGAGTTAGGTTATGATGATAAGCGCTGGTTTGGCAATGTCGAAAATGCCATGTTGGCTTTATCCAAACCTAAATATTATAAAAAAGCGCGTTTTGGCTATGTGCGTGGCCGTGAACCGGTGAATTATGTTCGCGACATTCGCGAGCGTTATATGGCGTATTTAAATGCAATGTAA
- a CDS encoding symmetrical bis(5'-nucleosyl)-tetraphosphatase, which produces MATYVVGDIQGCLEPLLKLLKKVDFSEDDVLWCAGDLINRGPDNLATLRFLKELGPRCKVVLGNHDLHLLACWKGQRSPGKKDNFDDVLEAKDADKLLKWLIKQPLIHRDKKLGYAMVHAGIPPQWSLKKALKRAAEVEKVLRSKKAEAFFAHMYGNEPNRWSKDLKGMDRLRVITNYFTRMRFCAEDGSLELESKCAPSTPPKGFAPWFSFKKHRARNKRILFGHWAALLGATNSHNFIGLDTGCVWGGELTMIRLEDSELFCLDCSL; this is translated from the coding sequence ATGGCTACCTACGTTGTTGGTGATATACAGGGCTGTTTAGAGCCTCTACTGAAACTACTAAAGAAAGTCGACTTTAGTGAAGACGACGTACTCTGGTGCGCCGGAGACCTCATTAATCGCGGCCCCGATAACTTAGCCACCTTACGCTTTTTAAAAGAGCTTGGCCCTCGCTGTAAAGTTGTTCTCGGCAACCATGACTTACACCTTCTTGCTTGCTGGAAGGGCCAAAGAAGCCCAGGTAAAAAAGATAATTTCGACGATGTCTTAGAGGCAAAAGACGCAGACAAATTACTGAAATGGCTGATTAAACAACCTTTAATTCACCGTGATAAAAAACTTGGCTACGCTATGGTACACGCGGGTATTCCGCCGCAGTGGTCACTAAAAAAAGCACTTAAACGAGCAGCCGAAGTAGAGAAGGTATTACGCTCTAAAAAAGCAGAGGCCTTCTTTGCCCATATGTACGGCAATGAACCTAATCGTTGGAGCAAAGACCTTAAAGGCATGGATAGACTGCGTGTTATCACCAACTATTTTACTCGCATGCGCTTCTGTGCCGAAGATGGCAGCCTTGAACTCGAGAGCAAATGCGCACCTTCCACACCGCCTAAAGGTTTTGCCCCTTGGTTTAGCTTTAAAAAACATCGAGCGCGCAATAAACGCATTCTTTTTGGTCACTGGGCAGCGCTACTTGGCGCCACCAATAGCCATAATTTTATTGGTTTGGACACAGGCTGCGTTTGGGGCGGTGAACTCACCATGATCCGTTTAGAAGATTCCGAACTCTTCTGTTTGGATTGCTCTCTCTAA
- the apaG gene encoding Co2+/Mg2+ efflux protein ApaG codes for MNNDITVNVKAHYLEKESQPDNRRFVYAYEISIENNSEISTQLISRHWKIIDSNEGIQEVQGLGVVGQQPILQPGESYQYTSGVVLETDSGVMEGSYMMRAEDGLEFETPIPSFALVSPRALH; via the coding sequence ATGAACAACGATATAACCGTCAACGTTAAAGCACATTACTTAGAAAAAGAAAGCCAGCCCGATAACAGGCGCTTTGTTTACGCCTATGAGATTTCAATTGAGAACAACAGTGAAATCAGCACCCAACTGATTAGCCGCCACTGGAAAATTATCGACAGTAATGAAGGCATTCAAGAGGTTCAAGGCCTTGGTGTTGTCGGCCAGCAGCCTATTCTGCAACCCGGTGAAAGCTATCAATACACAAGTGGTGTTGTGCTTGAAACGGATAGCGGTGTAATGGAAGGCAGCTATATGATGCGCGCTGAAGACGGCCTAGAGTTTGAAACACCAATACCAAGCTTTGCTCTAGTCAGCCCTCGCGCCCTACACTAA
- a CDS encoding PrkA family serine protein kinase, producing MTIFSHYQQRYTDTLQEELSLQEYLDLCKEDPTVYASAAERILNAIGEPELVDTSKDPRLSRIFSNKVIKRYKGFEHFYGMEEAIEQIVSFFRHAAQGLEETKQILYLLGPVGGGKSSLAEKLKSLIEKEPIYCLKDSPVFESPLGLFDEEEDAAILEEDYGIARRYIKNIMSPWAVKRLHEYGGDISQFRVVKLRPSVLDQIAVSKTEPGDENNQDISALVGKVDIRKLEDFPQHDPDAYSFSGGLCRANQGLMEFVEMFKAPIKVLHPLLTATQEGNYNGTEGLGAIPFNGIVLAHSNESEWQTFRNNKNNEAFLDRVYIVKVPYCLRLSGEVHIYEKLLQNSSLHTSPCAPDTLDMLAQFIVLSRLKTPENSNLFSKMRIYDGQNLKDTDPKAKSIQEYRDNAGVDEGMDGLSTRFAFKILSKVFNFDPTEIAANPVHLLYVLEQQIEQEQFSDEIRDHYLSFLKEYLAPRYIEFIGKEIQTAYLESYSEYGQNIFDRYVTYADFWIQDQEYRDPETGEILNRSSLNEELEKIEKSAGISNPKDFRNEVVNFVLRARANNNGQNPAWNSYEKLRTVIEKKMFSNTEDLLPVISFNAKSSADDSKKHEDFVQRMTERGYTEKQVRLLSEWYLRVRKSQ from the coding sequence ATGACGATCTTCAGTCACTATCAACAACGCTACACCGACACCTTGCAAGAAGAGCTAAGCCTGCAAGAGTATTTAGATCTGTGTAAAGAAGACCCCACTGTCTATGCCAGTGCCGCAGAGCGCATTTTAAATGCGATCGGCGAGCCTGAGCTTGTCGACACATCCAAAGATCCACGCCTAAGCCGTATCTTTTCTAATAAGGTGATCAAGCGCTACAAAGGTTTTGAGCACTTTTACGGCATGGAAGAGGCAATCGAACAAATTGTCTCGTTCTTTCGGCATGCTGCGCAAGGTTTAGAAGAGACCAAACAAATTTTGTACCTACTTGGCCCTGTTGGTGGCGGTAAAAGCTCATTAGCCGAAAAGCTTAAAAGCCTAATCGAAAAAGAGCCCATTTACTGCCTTAAAGACAGCCCTGTTTTTGAGTCACCTTTAGGTCTGTTCGATGAAGAGGAAGATGCCGCCATCCTAGAAGAGGACTACGGTATTGCGCGTCGTTACATTAAAAATATTATGAGCCCTTGGGCAGTTAAACGTTTACACGAATACGGTGGTGACATCAGTCAATTTCGTGTTGTTAAGTTACGTCCATCAGTCTTGGATCAAATAGCAGTAAGCAAAACAGAACCCGGAGATGAGAACAACCAAGATATTAGCGCCCTAGTTGGTAAAGTAGATATACGTAAACTTGAAGACTTTCCTCAGCATGACCCAGATGCATACAGCTTTTCTGGTGGCTTGTGCCGAGCGAATCAAGGCTTAATGGAATTTGTAGAAATGTTTAAGGCGCCTATTAAGGTGCTTCACCCTCTACTCACTGCAACTCAAGAAGGTAATTACAATGGCACCGAAGGTCTTGGCGCCATTCCATTTAACGGTATTGTTCTTGCCCACAGCAATGAGAGCGAATGGCAAACCTTTAGAAACAACAAAAACAATGAAGCTTTCTTGGATCGAGTGTATATCGTCAAAGTACCTTATTGCTTACGCCTGTCAGGAGAGGTACATATTTACGAAAAGCTACTACAAAATAGTTCTTTGCACACATCGCCCTGTGCTCCAGACACGCTCGACATGCTCGCACAGTTTATTGTCTTATCTCGCTTAAAAACGCCAGAAAATTCAAATTTATTCTCAAAGATGCGTATCTACGATGGTCAGAACCTAAAGGATACAGACCCAAAAGCTAAATCCATTCAAGAGTATCGCGATAACGCCGGTGTCGACGAAGGCATGGACGGATTAAGCACACGTTTTGCGTTTAAAATACTCTCTAAGGTCTTTAACTTTGATCCAACAGAAATTGCGGCCAACCCTGTACACCTGCTTTATGTACTTGAGCAACAAATTGAGCAAGAACAGTTTAGCGATGAGATTCGTGATCACTACCTCTCATTTTTAAAGGAGTATCTAGCACCACGCTATATCGAATTCATAGGAAAAGAAATACAAACAGCTTATTTAGAAAGTTATTCAGAGTACGGACAAAACATCTTTGATCGCTATGTCACCTATGCAGACTTCTGGATTCAAGACCAAGAATATAGAGACCCAGAGACAGGAGAAATACTCAATCGCTCCTCTTTAAATGAAGAGTTAGAAAAAATTGAAAAATCTGCCGGCATAAGCAACCCCAAAGACTTTAGAAATGAAGTCGTAAATTTTGTCTTGCGCGCTAGGGCCAATAATAACGGCCAAAACCCTGCGTGGAACAGCTATGAAAAACTGCGCACAGTCATAGAGAAAAAAATGTTCTCCAATACCGAAGATCTCTTGCCTGTTATTAGCTTTAACGCCAAAAGCTCTGCTGACGATTCGAAAAAGCATGAGGATTTTGTTCAACGTATGACCGAACGAGGTTATACCGAGAAACAAGTGCGCCTACTATCGGAATGGTATTTACGCGTTCGAAAATCTCAGTAG